One window of Chamaesiphon minutus PCC 6605 genomic DNA carries:
- a CDS encoding bifunctional serine/threonine-protein kinase/ABC transporter substrate-binding protein, giving the protein MDIYCTRPQCEQPLNSFVDLDDSNLLKTVHQRHCANCGMPLILDGRYLPNKLLQQGGFGMAFLGFDRRTPGLRQCVIKQLQINPSFNTEQLETATKLFHREAEVLEKLGEHPRIPRLFAFLELTASASPPYNQQKFFYLVQEYIDGRNLQQELREKGKFTETEVIFVLREVAKILEFIHFQGSIHRDIKPSNIMRDAQGQIHAIDFGAVKQVVAETAKGTGAARNLTCVFTPEYAPWEQRQGSAIYPSSDLYALAVTCLNLLTGKPPQELLDADTNDWKWRSPYLAVSDGLAEVLDKMLRSNPTERYQSARDVLDALDDIYGMPVVSIAAANIPPESSAPVPQTLLLGTFEPEEPLLVGHVAAHNGMNGNNGANGTIEITQPPQNVPLRLEEAPMQVYTPPPVVEEKSAPLPTKKPLPLVKIGVVALLGVGAIALISKLIPPPGGSNFSESLAQRSSTGDRILLSVEGPRDTDRFKNLKRMGIEAIANKKYGEAVTNLQAALVENPNSPETRIYLNNALIGDKKSYTIAVSAPISRSLDRASEMLRGFAQAQSELNQAGGVDDPKIKLRVIDDSDDPKTIENLAADIAKQPEVLGIVGHNRNDVTFKAANIYNREKLAFIAPISTANNLTSADKPYVFRTNGKADTIVQKLVDRLVDTDRKLKVAVFSVPTITYNDEFKNQFINKLTAKGGQIVGTFQFSTVSSSVSPSPAATPTPTFDAEAYLQQAKAAGAEAILLLPVGRSSREALRLLKIKAAKYPELVVLSDTALYSVNTLRSGKAAEGLMMAVPWQESESTPQFSTGAQQLWNDRVNWVTATSYNAVKAVGTAIKADSSPSRDSVMNALTKNDFMGASGRSQFTKGEPPDRYVLVKVAPTPINYKYSSRTGYDFVPIE; this is encoded by the coding sequence ATGGACATCTACTGCACTCGCCCTCAATGCGAACAACCGCTAAACTCGTTTGTCGATTTAGACGATAGCAACCTTTTGAAAACCGTCCACCAGCGGCATTGTGCTAACTGTGGGATGCCGCTAATTTTAGATGGCCGCTATTTGCCCAACAAATTGCTGCAACAGGGTGGATTTGGGATGGCCTTTTTGGGTTTCGATCGCCGCACGCCGGGACTCAGACAGTGTGTCATCAAACAATTGCAGATTAACCCCAGTTTTAACACCGAGCAACTAGAAACCGCAACTAAACTGTTTCATCGTGAAGCTGAAGTGCTCGAAAAATTGGGCGAACATCCACGCATCCCACGCCTATTTGCCTTTTTAGAACTCACTGCTTCAGCGTCGCCGCCTTACAACCAACAAAAGTTTTTTTATTTAGTCCAAGAGTATATCGATGGGCGCAATTTACAACAGGAATTGCGCGAAAAAGGGAAATTTACCGAGACAGAAGTAATTTTTGTCTTACGGGAAGTTGCCAAAATCTTAGAATTTATTCACTTTCAAGGCTCGATTCATCGCGATATCAAACCATCGAATATCATGCGCGATGCCCAAGGCCAAATTCATGCGATCGACTTTGGTGCAGTCAAGCAAGTAGTCGCAGAAACGGCCAAGGGCACGGGGGCAGCCCGCAATCTCACTTGTGTCTTTACACCAGAATACGCACCATGGGAACAACGTCAAGGCAGTGCGATTTATCCGTCATCAGATTTGTATGCCTTGGCAGTCACTTGTCTGAATTTACTTACGGGTAAACCGCCGCAAGAATTACTCGATGCCGATACTAACGATTGGAAATGGAGATCGCCATATCTTGCCGTTAGCGACGGGTTGGCAGAGGTGCTCGACAAAATGCTGCGGAGCAATCCCACCGAGCGATATCAGTCAGCCAGAGATGTCTTAGATGCTCTCGACGATATTTATGGGATGCCAGTCGTAAGTATTGCGGCTGCGAACATTCCGCCGGAGAGTAGTGCGCCAGTCCCGCAGACACTGCTCCTGGGCACCTTCGAGCCAGAAGAACCTCTCCTGGTAGGACATGTAGCCGCGCATAATGGCATGAATGGCAATAATGGTGCGAATGGCACGATCGAGATAACACAGCCGCCCCAAAATGTGCCACTGCGGCTAGAGGAGGCACCGATGCAAGTTTATACTCCACCTCCGGTAGTGGAAGAAAAATCTGCTCCTCTGCCAACTAAGAAACCGCTACCGCTAGTCAAAATTGGGGTGGTGGCACTGCTGGGTGTCGGCGCGATCGCACTGATTTCTAAGTTGATACCGCCGCCGGGAGGCTCGAACTTCAGCGAGTCACTCGCCCAGCGTAGCAGTACGGGCGATCGAATTTTACTCAGCGTCGAAGGCCCTCGCGATACCGATCGATTCAAAAATCTCAAACGGATGGGCATTGAAGCGATCGCCAATAAAAAATATGGCGAAGCTGTCACCAATTTGCAAGCAGCCTTAGTCGAAAATCCCAACTCGCCCGAAACCCGGATTTATCTAAATAACGCCTTAATTGGCGATAAAAAAAGTTACACCATCGCCGTATCGGCACCAATTTCGCGCTCGCTCGATCGCGCGTCAGAAATGCTCAGAGGCTTTGCCCAGGCACAATCGGAGCTAAATCAAGCTGGCGGTGTCGACGATCCCAAAATTAAACTCCGCGTCATTGACGATAGTGACGATCCCAAAACGATCGAAAATCTGGCGGCGGATATTGCCAAACAGCCGGAAGTACTGGGAATCGTCGGACATAACCGCAACGATGTGACATTCAAAGCTGCTAATATCTACAATCGCGAGAAGTTAGCTTTTATCGCGCCAATTAGTACGGCTAATAACCTCACTAGTGCCGATAAGCCCTATGTATTTAGAACCAATGGCAAAGCCGACACGATCGTCCAAAAATTAGTCGATCGGTTAGTGGATACCGATCGCAAGCTAAAAGTAGCGGTTTTTTCGGTGCCGACGATTACCTATAATGACGAGTTCAAAAATCAATTTATCAATAAATTAACCGCTAAAGGCGGGCAAATTGTCGGAACTTTCCAATTTTCGACTGTATCCTCTTCTGTGTCCCCCAGTCCGGCGGCTACACCAACCCCCACTTTTGATGCCGAAGCCTATCTGCAACAAGCCAAAGCCGCAGGTGCCGAAGCGATCCTCCTACTCCCCGTCGGACGTTCTAGTCGCGAGGCTTTGAGGCTTTTAAAAATCAAAGCGGCGAAGTATCCCGAACTCGTCGTCCTTAGCGATACCGCCTTATATAGCGTTAACACGCTCAGATCTGGGAAAGCAGCCGAAGGGTTGATGATGGCCGTACCTTGGCAAGAATCCGAAAGCACGCCGCAGTTTTCGACAGGGGCGCAACAACTGTGGAACGATCGAGTCAATTGGGTGACAGCTACCTCTTACAATGCGGTTAAAGCGGTAGGAACGGCAATAAAAGCCGACTCTTCTCCCTCTAGAGACAGCGTGATGAATGCTCTGACCAAAAACGACTTTATGGGTGCATCGGGACGCTCCCAGTTTACCAAAGGCGAACCACCCGATCGCTATGTCTTAGTCAAAGTTGCCCCCACACCAATCAATTATAAATATTCTTCTAGAACTGGGTATGACTTTGTGCCGATCGAATAA
- a CDS encoding type III polyketide synthase, producing MSNQFLPIVESIATGTPQHTVYQADAARFVSELYGVGQHQERIEKIYKNTRIENRHLALDLLTDEVVDFCRQPSNIKQRMDLYAEHAVPLATKVASKALAIATARNRQERPNDTTKIEDEIGLIVFVTSTGFLAPGVDTKVIEHLGLRRNIARIPVNFMGCAAAITGLRVACDYLRAYPHSKALMVCLELSSVNSSFGDNLNDIIIHSIFGDGCAAVVLGARDIANLAAANRLVIRDNFSYLVEDTADGIVLDVQANGITCQLSPQLPGYIEAGVDPIITNFLSEHQLAKADIDLWVVHPGGTRIIEKVQRSLGLTDEQVDDSWEILREYGNVLSCAVLFTLERMLIRLDSSSHFDRTEPLTGVAFSFSPGVGIEGILFEKY from the coding sequence ATGTCTAATCAATTTTTGCCGATCGTTGAAAGTATTGCCACTGGCACGCCCCAGCATACCGTGTATCAAGCAGATGCCGCTAGATTCGTGTCCGAACTCTATGGTGTGGGACAGCATCAAGAGCGGATCGAAAAAATCTACAAAAATACGCGGATCGAGAATAGGCATCTAGCACTTGACTTGCTAACGGACGAGGTGGTGGACTTTTGTCGCCAACCGAGCAATATCAAGCAGCGGATGGATTTGTACGCCGAACATGCCGTACCGCTAGCCACCAAAGTCGCTAGCAAAGCACTCGCGATTGCGACAGCTCGGAATAGGCAAGAGCGACCTAATGACACGACTAAAATTGAAGACGAAATCGGACTGATTGTGTTTGTCACCAGCACGGGTTTCCTCGCTCCAGGCGTCGATACCAAAGTCATCGAACATTTAGGCTTGCGCCGCAATATCGCCCGAATCCCGGTCAATTTCATGGGGTGTGCGGCAGCGATTACCGGGTTGCGCGTGGCTTGCGACTATCTCCGCGCCTATCCCCACAGCAAGGCTTTAATGGTTTGTCTGGAATTAAGTTCGGTTAACTCCAGCTTTGGCGATAATCTCAACGACATTATCATTCATAGTATTTTCGGCGACGGCTGTGCGGCAGTAGTTTTAGGCGCGCGCGACATCGCTAATTTAGCCGCTGCAAATCGGTTGGTGATTAGGGACAACTTCAGCTACCTCGTCGAAGATACCGCCGATGGCATCGTCCTAGATGTCCAAGCTAACGGGATTACTTGCCAATTGTCGCCGCAATTACCTGGCTATATCGAAGCTGGTGTCGATCCGATTATTACCAACTTTCTGAGCGAGCATCAGCTCGCCAAAGCAGACATCGATCTGTGGGTCGTACATCCCGGCGGTACCCGCATTATCGAAAAAGTCCAACGTTCCCTGGGACTCACCGACGAGCAAGTCGATGATAGCTGGGAAATCCTCCGTGAGTATGGCAATGTGTTGAGCTGTGCCGTGCTATTTACGCTCGAACGAATGCTGATTAGACTCGATTCGAGCAGCCATTTCGATCGCACCGAGCCATTAACGGGAGTAGCCTTCTCCTTCTCACCCGGAGTTGGCATTGAAGGCATTTTGTTTGAAAAATATTAA
- a CDS encoding ATP-binding cassette domain-containing protein: MVAVRTVFDTTPRIEMHWQDSFVSFDLTQEEHDLGREPAQPQPIGLVVPIEWELVSRRQAIIRKIDSDYYIYDGDGQNSSSNRLFLNNRLITPQEGYCLQSYDELRIGQDPQNYATLTYIDPTDVRIGSAPVKTSMSLAPQQTITIGRSEDNNFVLDAPTISRHHAAVQRTSSGRYLLHNYSPNGVFVDRQQVDKTIPLEIGSVIQIGPYTFVLRTDALIIADRGENIRLDVDGITKVVKLKDRQSLCLLNNVNLAIEPGQFVALVGGSGAGKSTLMQTLLGIQQPTSGQVYLNGDNLVNNFNIYRNSIGYVPQSDIVHKNLTVREVLYYAARMRLPPDIDIESILANTLGHIELTQRQHNLVKNLSGGQLKRVSIGVELLADPNLFFLDEPTSGLDPGLDKKMMQLLRRLADEGRTVVLVTHATSNINLCDRVAFMGLGGNLCYFGPPTAANEFFEVPDDFADIYIKLETAENCLDAAAKFQDSDYYRTYIQERLSLPTHGGGRKSNRSLLPPPERGKQSFFQQIQLLIRRYIQLLRRDPVYLGLSLLTAPIGILLVWLATKDTLQDTSKVFDAALNPWLTPFVGSPNVSRAGMALKILFVFTCANVWVGLASSLQEIIKESAIYLRERLVNLGLFAYVGSKLLTLGGLAIAQTILISAIVLLCFQQPEPVAELAPINWWLGMPITTFLSILDAVCLGLMVSASVKNSAQANSALPLLLLPQIIFAGVLFGLDKVPIGRFVSWLTISRWSIGAYGTLIDLNILIPTSKNDAGIDFSQMMTTSSVYDTNWQNLGLNWGMLLFQSVFYLGVTIWLQKRKDLLKSPKRQPASSKKGK; this comes from the coding sequence ATGGTTGCTGTTAGGACTGTTTTTGATACCACCCCTCGGATTGAAATGCATTGGCAGGACAGCTTTGTGTCTTTCGATCTGACTCAGGAAGAACACGATCTCGGACGCGAGCCAGCACAGCCGCAGCCGATCGGGTTGGTAGTCCCGATCGAGTGGGAATTGGTGAGTCGTCGTCAAGCAATTATTCGCAAGATCGATAGCGACTACTATATCTACGATGGCGACGGGCAAAATTCCAGCAGCAATCGCTTATTTCTTAACAATCGGCTGATTACGCCCCAAGAGGGCTATTGCCTCCAGTCTTACGATGAGTTGCGGATCGGCCAAGATCCGCAAAATTATGCAACGCTGACTTATATCGATCCCACCGATGTGCGGATCGGTTCGGCACCAGTCAAAACGTCAATGTCGCTAGCCCCACAGCAAACAATCACGATCGGGCGGAGCGAGGATAATAATTTTGTATTAGATGCGCCGACGATTTCGCGACATCATGCCGCCGTGCAACGCACCTCGTCCGGTAGGTATCTGTTGCACAACTACAGCCCCAACGGGGTATTTGTCGATCGCCAGCAAGTAGACAAAACCATACCGTTGGAGATTGGCTCGGTGATTCAGATCGGCCCTTATACGTTCGTGTTGCGGACTGACGCTCTGATAATCGCCGATCGCGGGGAGAATATTCGCCTGGATGTCGATGGAATTACCAAAGTCGTCAAGCTCAAAGATCGCCAGAGTTTATGTCTGCTCAATAACGTCAATTTGGCGATCGAACCCGGTCAATTTGTCGCGCTCGTAGGGGGAAGTGGTGCGGGTAAATCGACGCTGATGCAGACACTCCTGGGCATTCAGCAGCCGACTTCGGGGCAGGTTTATCTCAATGGCGACAACCTCGTTAATAACTTTAATATCTATCGCAATTCGATCGGCTATGTCCCCCAAAGCGATATCGTCCACAAAAATCTCACCGTTAGGGAAGTGCTCTACTATGCCGCACGGATGCGGCTCCCGCCCGATATCGACATCGAAAGTATCCTCGCCAACACGCTGGGACATATCGAACTCACCCAACGCCAACACAATCTCGTCAAAAATCTCAGTGGCGGTCAACTCAAGCGCGTGAGTATCGGCGTCGAACTGTTGGCAGACCCCAATTTATTCTTTTTAGACGAACCAACTTCCGGGCTAGATCCGGGCTTGGACAAAAAAATGATGCAACTACTCCGTCGCCTTGCCGATGAAGGGCGGACGGTGGTACTAGTCACTCATGCCACCAGCAATATCAATCTATGCGATCGGGTGGCATTTATGGGGTTGGGCGGCAATCTCTGTTATTTTGGCCCCCCAACCGCAGCTAACGAATTCTTTGAAGTACCCGACGATTTTGCGGATATTTATATCAAGCTCGAAACTGCCGAAAACTGTTTGGATGCGGCGGCGAAGTTCCAAGATTCCGACTACTATCGCACCTATATTCAAGAAAGATTGAGTTTGCCCACCCATGGGGGAGGGCGCAAATCCAATCGCTCGCTCCTACCGCCACCAGAGCGGGGCAAGCAGTCTTTTTTCCAACAGATCCAACTGTTGATTAGACGTTATATCCAGTTATTGCGCCGCGATCCGGTGTACTTGGGTTTATCTTTACTCACGGCTCCGATCGGGATTTTATTAGTATGGTTGGCGACCAAAGATACCTTGCAAGATACCAGCAAAGTGTTTGACGCTGCACTCAATCCTTGGCTGACGCCATTTGTGGGTTCGCCCAATGTCAGTCGGGCGGGAATGGCACTCAAAATCTTGTTCGTCTTCACCTGTGCTAACGTTTGGGTAGGACTGGCAAGTTCGCTCCAAGAGATCATTAAAGAATCTGCCATTTATCTGCGCGAACGCTTAGTCAATCTAGGCTTGTTTGCTTATGTCGGCTCCAAATTATTGACATTAGGCGGACTCGCGATCGCCCAAACGATCCTGATTAGCGCGATCGTCTTGCTATGCTTCCAACAACCCGAACCAGTTGCCGAACTAGCCCCAATTAACTGGTGGTTGGGAATGCCAATTACGACTTTCTTGAGCATTTTAGACGCTGTTTGTCTGGGCTTAATGGTATCGGCAAGTGTCAAAAACAGTGCCCAAGCAAATAGTGCGTTACCTTTGTTACTGTTACCTCAAATCATTTTTGCGGGGGTGTTATTCGGTCTAGATAAAGTGCCGATCGGTCGATTCGTATCCTGGTTGACGATCTCGCGCTGGTCGATCGGTGCCTACGGGACATTAATCGACCTAAATATCTTAATTCCGACAAGTAAAAATGACGCGGGTATTGATTTCTCACAAATGATGACGACTTCCTCTGTTTATGACACAAATTGGCAAAATTTGGGTCTAAATTGGGGAATGTTGCTCTTTCAAAGTGTTTTTTATCTCGGAGTCACAATTTGGCTCCAAAAACGCAAAGACCTCCTCAAATCCCCCAAACGTCAACCTGCTAGCAGCAAGAAGGGTAAATAA
- a CDS encoding cytochrome b5-like heme/steroid binding domain-containing protein, whose translation MSSEQQIELISPSEPPSIERELPRHPPTGEPINRELPPYPPARELPPHPPAAPPSPVGSTAAVDRSQSPETGNRRLLPAREAPPHPADGTPLPNVWIYDGYAYDLTEFILQHPGGQFFIGRTKNRDITTIVNIFHPNPEKVKRRIQKYALDREARPEDIHPKYNAPPFLFKEDFNGWTDTPKYSFENKEQLLYKIKARINKPDFQQQIARQDSLFDAIGILLFCAYLATQWAFLDANAQLPAYLFIPAIVILRIALSGVGHYLIHRPQIGINKVLANIFDINYVPLALVVTDGHTLLHHPYTQSEVDIKKSVFTAILELPRYYRIPVHSFHKIGHLVAGMFIRIADLFLLTFKIGAKDLYGSWQFGVPHFLGSLGIHLLLLTELVLFTLNGAFGVWLIQFIITLWISTFMIVASHDFEHRDADDEADIEIDWSKKDWAAEQIRNAYDLTMIGNKYLDCFLSAGLSPHRVHHVLPQQRSGFANILSESIVREEAEKFGIKWVEPKNFFIERLPRLFNNYLAVPSRLAKENKFGIIKEHIHPQALAKTLEYAIKGWTGVGSI comes from the coding sequence ATGTCTTCCGAACAACAGATTGAATTAATATCACCGAGCGAGCCACCCTCGATCGAAAGAGAATTACCACGCCATCCGCCCACAGGAGAACCAATCAATCGAGAATTACCTCCATATCCTCCCGCGCGAGAACTACCGCCCCATCCACCTGCCGCACCACCGTCGCCAGTTGGCTCAACTGCTGCTGTCGATCGATCGCAATCGCCCGAAACGGGAAATAGACGACTTCTACCAGCGCGCGAAGCACCGCCCCATCCCGCCGACGGCACACCATTACCCAATGTCTGGATCTATGACGGCTATGCTTACGATTTAACAGAATTTATTCTCCAACATCCCGGCGGTCAATTCTTTATCGGGCGCACCAAAAATCGGGATATTACCACGATCGTCAATATCTTTCATCCCAACCCCGAAAAAGTCAAAAGACGGATTCAAAAATACGCACTCGATCGCGAAGCTAGACCCGAAGATATCCATCCTAAATATAACGCACCACCATTCTTATTTAAAGAAGATTTCAACGGTTGGACGGACACCCCAAAATATAGCTTCGAGAACAAAGAGCAACTACTCTATAAAATCAAAGCTAGAATTAATAAGCCAGATTTTCAACAGCAAATCGCCCGCCAAGATTCGCTATTCGATGCGATCGGTATTCTGCTATTCTGTGCTTATCTAGCAACTCAATGGGCGTTCCTCGATGCGAACGCACAGCTCCCAGCCTATCTATTTATTCCCGCGATCGTCATCCTCAGAATCGCGCTATCTGGCGTCGGACATTACCTAATCCATCGCCCGCAAATCGGCATCAATAAAGTACTTGCAAACATTTTCGATATCAACTATGTACCGCTCGCCTTAGTCGTTACCGACGGTCACACGCTCTTACATCATCCCTACACTCAGAGCGAAGTAGACATCAAAAAAAGTGTCTTCACTGCCATCTTAGAGCTACCCCGTTACTATCGAATTCCCGTACATAGTTTTCATAAAATCGGGCACCTTGTCGCTGGAATGTTCATCCGCATTGCTGATTTATTTTTGCTGACATTCAAGATTGGCGCAAAAGATCTCTACGGTTCTTGGCAATTTGGCGTCCCTCACTTTCTGGGTAGCTTGGGAATTCATTTATTACTCCTAACCGAGTTAGTTTTATTTACACTTAATGGTGCATTTGGTGTTTGGCTGATCCAATTTATCATTACGCTATGGATTAGCACCTTTATGATTGTTGCCAGTCACGATTTCGAGCATAGAGACGCAGATGATGAAGCCGATATCGAGATCGATTGGAGCAAGAAAGACTGGGCGGCAGAACAAATTCGCAATGCTTACGATCTAACGATGATCGGCAATAAATATCTCGATTGTTTCCTCTCTGCTGGCTTGAGTCCCCACCGCGTGCATCACGTTTTACCCCAACAACGCAGCGGTTTTGCCAATATTCTCAGCGAAAGCATCGTCCGCGAGGAAGCCGAAAAATTTGGCATTAAATGGGTAGAGCCAAAAAATTTCTTTATCGAACGTCTCCCGCGTTTATTTAATAATTATTTAGCCGTTCCGTCTCGTTTAGCCAAAGAAAATAAGTTTGGCATCATCAAAGAACACATACATCCTCAAGCATTAGCTAAAACGCTAGAGTATGCCATTAAAGGATGGACTGGCGTCGGATCGATTTAG
- a CDS encoding ATP-binding cassette domain-containing protein, whose protein sequence is MEFIKFLWQISWKQIVIASSAGLVSGCSNALMISIINREVHQGRIDNALLFFGMLAIFIVITSVLAQYLLVLLSQNAIYELRLQLSKNILASPLEHLEKLQENRLIAMLTDDINTLTRSVSAIPNIFIDFATVVGSFTYLAWVSTPIFSIAIISTVLAIWFVQTKLNKAQKLFFEAREEEDTLLKYFQGIINGIKELKLNRSKRSEFLEKNLKGSAAKLRQKHTSAAGSFIITNGFGQTIQFACLGFILFVLPSLIQLPLPTLASYVLISTFIALPMQNLLNRIPELVRGNVALRKIERMNMSLVDLAEPEQIPTATSAHCQLRLQGISYRYHPDTPPFSHPEALGADFPSHPPRHPHERPQGDPAAAGTRPPHPPQGQHPHPPHPHDRRFPPPHPPNGKHPHPPHPHEPPHDRHLSPNDNLDAGFLLGPIDLTVTSGELIFIVGSNGSGKSTLAKLITGLYTPRSGQILLNDTPITEANIEWYRQHFATTFADAYLFDRYLGIDDPQLDREVQKYLKEFQLDRKVSVSDGVLSTTSLSQGQRKRLALLTAFLEDRPIYLFDEWASDQDPAFREIFYQQMLIQLKERGKLVIVITHDDRYFHLADRILKLNYGRVE, encoded by the coding sequence ATGGAATTTATCAAATTTCTCTGGCAAATATCTTGGAAACAAATCGTCATTGCCTCTAGTGCGGGTTTAGTCAGCGGTTGTAGTAATGCACTGATGATTTCGATTATCAATCGCGAGGTACATCAAGGGCGGATTGACAATGCCTTATTGTTTTTTGGAATGCTCGCGATCTTTATTGTCATTACTAGCGTGCTGGCGCAGTATTTATTGGTCTTACTGTCACAAAATGCTATCTATGAATTAAGACTCCAATTAAGCAAAAATATTTTAGCTTCACCATTAGAGCATTTAGAAAAACTTCAAGAGAATCGTCTGATCGCGATGTTGACAGATGATATCAATACACTGACACGATCGGTTTCGGCGATTCCTAATATATTTATCGATTTTGCGACGGTGGTTGGTTCCTTTACTTATCTAGCTTGGGTATCCACGCCAATTTTCTCGATCGCGATTATCTCCACCGTCCTCGCGATTTGGTTCGTCCAAACTAAATTAAATAAAGCGCAGAAATTATTCTTTGAAGCGCGAGAAGAAGAAGATACTCTTCTCAAATATTTTCAGGGAATTATTAATGGCATCAAAGAACTCAAACTCAATCGATCGAAACGCTCGGAGTTTCTCGAAAAAAATCTCAAAGGTAGTGCCGCGAAACTGCGTCAAAAACATACTAGTGCCGCAGGCAGTTTTATCATCACCAATGGATTTGGGCAAACAATCCAATTTGCCTGTTTGGGCTTTATTCTATTCGTTTTACCATCCTTAATTCAGCTACCGCTACCAACCTTAGCCAGCTATGTCTTGATTAGCACCTTTATCGCCTTACCGATGCAAAATCTCCTCAATCGCATCCCCGAATTAGTGCGTGGGAATGTGGCATTGCGGAAAATCGAACGCATGAATATGTCGCTAGTCGATCTGGCAGAACCAGAACAAATTCCCACTGCCACTTCTGCCCATTGCCAGCTCCGACTGCAAGGCATCAGCTATCGATATCACCCCGACACCCCGCCATTTTCGCACCCAGAGGCACTAGGAGCAGATTTTCCATCCCATCCACCCCGCCACCCTCACGAGCGTCCTCAAGGCGATCCTGCCGCCGCTGGCACTCGCCCGCCGCATCCGCCACAGGGACAGCACCCCCATCCGCCACACCCACACGATCGAAGATTTCCGCCACCGCATCCACCTAATGGCAAACATCCCCATCCGCCACACCCCCACGAGCCGCCTCACGATCGCCATTTATCACCCAACGATAATCTCGATGCCGGATTTTTACTAGGGCCGATCGATCTGACAGTCACATCGGGAGAATTAATCTTTATTGTCGGTAGTAATGGGAGCGGAAAATCGACGCTTGCCAAATTAATTACGGGATTATATACACCGCGATCGGGTCAAATATTACTAAACGATACGCCGATTACCGAAGCAAATATCGAATGGTATCGCCAACATTTTGCAACCACTTTTGCCGATGCTTATTTATTCGATCGCTACTTAGGTATTGACGATCCGCAGCTCGATCGCGAAGTGCAAAAATATCTTAAAGAATTTCAACTCGATCGCAAGGTTAGCGTCAGCGATGGCGTACTGTCAACAACCAGCCTCTCGCAAGGACAACGCAAGCGGCTGGCATTACTCACCGCCTTTCTCGAAGATCGTCCGATTTATCTATTCGATGAATGGGCATCAGACCAAGATCCGGCCTTCCGCGAAATCTTTTATCAGCAAATGTTAATTCAGTTAAAAGAGCGAGGTAAATTAGTAATTGTCATTACTCACGACGATCGCTATTTCCATCTGGCCGATCGAATTTTGAAACTTAATTATGGTCGCGTTGAGTAA
- a CDS encoding Spy/CpxP family protein refolding chaperone, which produces MTSLSLINRLTVTSCLVICTASVMLTSCKQDPKTPETPGANSPSSPAASTGGDRNPPSGAESNSDLARPERAGANPIQLLQNPKIKSELQLTDDQVAKIKAVETDLLAQVTTASKSIKEENKKIEALPKDQQEGEKKKLATKIEEGALVLTKDSQSKMSKILKPEQEKRAKEILLQKFDFGIVTKDDFATDLKLTDAQKKQLNDIVGQMRTKVIGAWEIPDREDAAKRNKTLIDNRKRMEAIMKESNQQAKAVLTPDQLKTLETLKGKPVSFSLADIK; this is translated from the coding sequence ATGACTTCATTAAGTTTAATTAACCGCCTAACTGTGACATCCTGCTTGGTAATTTGCACTGCTTCTGTGATGTTGACTAGTTGCAAGCAAGATCCAAAAACTCCCGAAACACCTGGGGCAAATTCTCCTAGCAGTCCTGCGGCTAGCACTGGTGGCGATCGCAATCCACCCAGTGGAGCTGAGTCCAATTCTGACCTCGCCAGACCAGAACGCGCTGGTGCTAACCCAATCCAGTTGTTGCAGAACCCCAAAATCAAATCCGAACTCCAATTGACTGACGATCAAGTCGCCAAAATTAAGGCGGTAGAGACCGATTTACTAGCGCAAGTGACGACCGCATCTAAGTCGATTAAGGAAGAAAATAAAAAGATCGAAGCCTTACCCAAAGATCAACAAGAGGGCGAGAAAAAGAAACTAGCTACTAAAATCGAAGAAGGTGCGCTGGTTTTAACCAAAGACTCTCAGAGTAAAATGAGCAAAATTCTCAAGCCAGAGCAAGAGAAAAGAGCCAAAGAGATTTTGTTGCAAAAGTTTGATTTTGGCATAGTAACTAAAGATGATTTTGCCACCGATCTCAAACTTACTGACGCTCAGAAAAAACAGCTTAATGATATCGTCGGTCAGATGCGTACCAAAGTTATTGGTGCTTGGGAAATCCCCGACAGGGAGGATGCTGCCAAACGGAATAAAACCCTCATTGATAACCGCAAGCGGATGGAAGCAATTATGAAAGAAAGCAACCAACAAGCTAAAGCTGTTTTAACACCAGATCAGCTCAAAACACTCGAAACTTTAAAAGGTAAACCAGTCTCCTTTTCGCTAGCGGATATTAAATAA